TGACCGCGAGATCGAACACGCCGGTGGGATTGGTCACCGAAGGCAGCGCGATGATCGGCATCGTATAGCCGGCCAGCAGGAACACGTAGCTGCGCGCGGTGCGGTCCGACACGGCCAGGTAAAGCAGCGTGCCGGTCCATAGCGCCACGATCACGCTGAACAGATACGGCGATTCGACGAACGGCGGCACCAGCAGCACCGCGGCCGAGGCGCCGAGCATGGTGCCGAGCGCGCGATAGATCGCCTTGGAACGGGTCGCGCCGACAAACGGGTTCGACACGATGTAGACGGTCGCCATTGCCCAATACGGACGCGGCAGTTCGAGCGCGAGACCGATATAGAGCGCGATCATCGCCGCGGCAAAAGTCTTGACTGAAAACAGCCAGTCGCGAAGGGAGGGGTAGACCATAAACCGTTATGCCGGATCGCCGGCCTCGTGCGGCGCGGCGGTGTCCGCTTCGCCTTTGTTCGACTTCTTCGCTTTGGCTGCCTGGCGAACCTGGTCGCCGGACAGCTCCTGGTGCGCGGCGCGTCGATTGGGGTGATCGCGTTTTTCGCGGCCGGGTTCGCCACCGGTTTCGGTGGTCTGGTCGGCAGGTTCGGCGACCTCTCCTGTGAAAGCGGCCAGCACCCGCAGGGTCGCTTCGAGATCGCTGCGCGAAACGCCTTTCAATGCCTGCGCGCGCAGCGTGACCAGCTCCTCTTCCATTTTTGCGGTGACGGCGCGGCCTTCTTCGGTGAGCACCACGGTTTTCGCGCGCCGGTCTTCGGGGTCCTCGTCGCGGCGCATCAGACCCGCGGCGCACAGTTGGTCGAGCAGCCGCACGAGCGACGGTCCTTCGATGCCAATGTGATCGGCGAGCGTGACCTGGCGCACCGCCGAGCCGAGCCGGCTGGCGGTCAGCAGCGGCGTGGCGCATGCTTCCGAGACGTTGAAGGCCGCCAGCACGCCGTGGCTCGTGCGCCGCCATTTTCTGGCAGCGACGACCAGCGTGCTGCTGACTGTGCGGCGCAAGGTATCGAGATTCGACATGGCCGCCATTGTATTTCTAAAAAATTCGTTAGCAAACTATTGAATTGAAGTTTTTGTTCGCTGGGAGTCTCCGTCGAACCTTTTCACGCCGCGAGCCCGAGCCGTACCGTGCGCGCCAGATCATCGAGCTGGAAGGGTTTGCGCAAAATCGTGCAGCGCTTCACCGCCAGCCCGGAAATATCCACGTCCGCATAACCGGTCGCGAGGATCACCGGCAAGTCCTCGCGCAGTTTGCGCGCTTCGGCGATCACGTCGATGCCGTTCATGCCGGGCATCGCAAAGTCCACCATCAGCAGGTCCGGCTTGTCGTCCCGCAGACGGTTCAGCCCGGCGCGGCCATCGGCGGCTTCGGTCACGGTATAGCCGAGCATGCGAAGCGACTCGACGAGCATGGCGCGCACTTCGCTGTCGTCTTCAACCACCAGCACCCGCTTTTCGCCGACCGCGTTCGCTTCCGCATTCGACGTCGCTTCGGCTTGCGGCGCCACGCGTTCGCGCAACGGCAGCCAGATCTCCACCGTGGTGCCCACGCCTTCCTCGCTGAACAGACGCGCGGTGCCGCCCGCTTGCGTGGCGATGCCGTAGACCTGGCTCAAGCCGAGTCCGGTTCCCTTGCCGATTGGTTTGG
Above is a genomic segment from Paraburkholderia aromaticivorans containing:
- a CDS encoding MarR family winged helix-turn-helix transcriptional regulator — translated: MSNLDTLRRTVSSTLVVAARKWRRTSHGVLAAFNVSEACATPLLTASRLGSAVRQVTLADHIGIEGPSLVRLLDQLCAAGLMRRDEDPEDRRAKTVVLTEEGRAVTAKMEEELVTLRAQALKGVSRSDLEATLRVLAAFTGEVAEPADQTTETGGEPGREKRDHPNRRAAHQELSGDQVRQAAKAKKSNKGEADTAAPHEAGDPA